The Primulina eburnea isolate SZY01 chromosome 8, ASM2296580v1, whole genome shotgun sequence genome contains a region encoding:
- the LOC140839173 gene encoding uncharacterized protein has product MVTSKFESLRMEDKESILEYDSRLRQLSNEAHSLEDPMPNERLVRKILRSLPERFNVKVCAIEESKDTSKINMDELMSSLRTFEKNLDLQKKDKGKTIVLEVSIDSYDEILQLSKKVNDSDLGEDYKNEKMEASTKTVFRPPVLDGSNYALWKVKMRVFIKSIEERAWLRVLDSWSPPKIEDVDGDTRLKPESTWTIHEVQTSNFNSKALNAIFSSVDTRMFNLITNFVCAKEAWDLLQKHCEGSESVRKTRLRMVTSKFESLRMEDKESILEYDSHLRQLSNEAHSLGDPMPNERLVKKVLRSLPERFNVKVCAIEESKDTSKINLDELMSSLRTFEMNLDLQKKDKGKTIALEVSTGSYDEILQLSQEVNESDLGEDYISLITKKFGDYLKKMREKKNTGRKSVLPNIITSAKVQKFTPMKEQFRPKTELQIQSNARNLDSVQCRECSGFGHYANECANRLRRNKGMAVTLSDEESDDDQGSNKSENHTSLSAVVKEKYLIQINPFRVATGVAIPGRNISSNSVCLNSTTLGETSQSEIQEEEDDDEVTLESVQTMYEELYEDWIKRNKVNAILSKENTELKSQVSRLEVILSKKNLELCKVKEELGKATQILAKLNSSSSKLDSLLMIGKNDKAGLGYTNHQFEIGESSNTERKPTVFVKGSAEISNTSHTEKGIWYFDSGCSRHMTGSKVHLIDYVELRSGHVTYGGGAKGRIAGKGTLNIDGLPNLHNVLHVEGLNSNLISISQLCDDGLHVKFDKEICEVFDDTNTCILTGTRFADNCYQLGEDLVCNHSKVSELNLWHQKLGHANFKTLKNLGKYDAVRDLTGKKIEDDIDGLLNVSETQPNTDVAPGVVTSETTPALAESNDEPGEYTVNDDYVTNEGFDIPSKIQKNHPSSQIIGEAFGGMQTRRKEKVDYRKMMGVVCMTSV; this is encoded by the exons ATGGTGacatcaaaatttgaaagcttGAGGATGGAGGACAAGGAGTCTATTCTTGAGTATGATAGCCGTTTGAGACAACTTTCTAATGAAGCTCACAGTCTTGAAGATCCCATGCCCAATGAAAGATtggtgagaaaaattttaagatcTCTCCCTGAGAGATTTAATGTCAAAGTTTGTGCAATTGAAGAATCTAAAGACACTTCCAAAATCAATATGGATGAATTAATGAGTTCTCTCAGAACTTTTGAAAAGAATCTTGATTTACAAAAGAAGGATAAAgggaaaacaatagtccttgaaGTTTCAATCGACTCTTATGATGAAATCCTTCAACTATCTAAGAAAGTGAATGATTCTGATTTGGGTGAAgattataaaaat GAGAAAATGGAAGCATCAACAAAAACTGTGTTTAGACCTCCCGTGTTAGACGGATCAAATTATGCATTGTGGAAAGTAAAGATGAGGGTCTTTATAAAATCTATTGAAGAAAGAGCTTGGCTACGTGTACTTGATAGTTGGAGCCCACCAAAGATCGAGGATGTCGATGGAGACACTCGGCTCAAACCTGAAAGTACATGGACAATCCATGAAGTGCAAACTTCAAATTTTAACTCCAAGGCTCTCAATGCTATATTTTCATCTGTTGACACAAGGATGTTTAATTTAATCACCAATTTTGTCTGTGCTAAAGAAGCTTGGGATTTACTTCAGAAACATTGTGAAGGATCCGAGAGCGTGCGTAAAACTAGGCTAAGGATGGTGacatcaaaatttgaaagcttGAGGATGGAGGACAAGGAGTCTATTCTTGAGTATGATAGCCATTTGAGACAACTTTCTAATGAAGCTCACAGTCTTGGAGATCCCATGCCCAATGAAAGATTGGTGAAAAAAGTTTTAAGATCTCTCCCTGAGAGATTTAATGTCAAAGTTTGTGCAATTGAAGAATCTAAAGACACTTCCAAAATCAATCTGGATGAATTAATGAGTTCTCTCAGAACTTTTGAAATGAATCTTGATTTACAAAAGAAGGATAAAGGGAAAACAATAGCCCTTGAAGTTTCAACCGGCTCTTATGATGAAATCCTTCAACTATCTCAGGAAGTGAATGAGTCTGATTTGGGTGAAGATTATATCTCTCTAATTACTAAGAAATTTGGTGATTACTTGAAGAAAATGAGAGAGAAGAAGAATACTGGACGAAAATCTGTGCTGCCCAACATCATCACTTCTGCAAAAGTTCAAAAGTTTACTCCTATGAAAGAACAATTTCGACCAAAAACTGAATTGCAAATCCAATCAAATGCCAGAAATTTGGACTCAGTACAATGCAGAGAGTGTTCTGGATTTGGACACTATGCCAATGAGTGTGCCAATCGACTTCGGAGAAACAAAGGCATGGCTGTCACTTTGAGTGATGAAGAGTCTGATGATGATCAAGGATCAAATAAATCTGAAAATCACACATCGTTGTCTGCTGTGGTCAAGGAGAAATATTTAATTCAGATCAATCCTTTTCGTGTTGCCACAGGTGTTGCAATACCTGGTCGCAACATCTCTTCAAACTCAGTGTGTCTTAACTCTACAACCCTTGGTGAAACAAGTCAGTCTGAAAtccaagaagaagaagatgatgatGAAGTCACTCTGGAAAGTGTGCAGACAATGTATGAAGAATTGTATGAAGACTGGATCAAAAGAAATAAAGTGAATGCAATTCTCTCCAAAGAGAACACTGAGCTGAAGTCACAAGTATCTCGACTTGAAGTAATCTTAAGTAAGAAAAATCTGGAATTATGCAAAGTCAAGGAGGAGCTTGGAAAAGCAACTCAGATTCTTGCGAAGCTTAATTCAAGTTCATCTAAACTTGACTCACTCTTGATGATTGGAAAGAATGACAAAGCTGGACTTGGTTATACGAATCACCAGTTTGAAATTGGAGAGTCTTCCAACACTGAAAGAAAACCAACTGTATTTGTCAAAGGAAGTGCTGAAATCTCGAATACTTCACACACTGAAAAAG GAATATGGTACTTTGACAGTGgttgttcacgccacatgacaggttctAAAGTCCATCTGATTGACTATGTTGAACTAAGAAGTGGTCATGTGACGTATGGTGGTGGTGCTAAAGGAAGAATTGCTGGAAAAGGGACCTTGAATATTGATGGATTGCCTAACCTACACAATGTGCTTCATGTCGAGGGACTTAACTCAAACCTAATAAGCATAAGCCAACTTTGTGATGATGGTTTAcatgttaagtttgataaagaAATTTGTGAAGTTTTTGATGACACTAATACTTGTATTTTAACAGGTACAAGGTTTGCTGACAACTGTTATCAACTTGGAGAGGACCTTgtgtgcaatcattcaaaggtgAGTGAATTAAACTTGTGGCATCAAAAATTGGGTCATGCAAACTTCAAGACATTGAAGAACCTTGGTAAGTACGATGCTGTAAGAG ATCTAACGGGAAAAAAAATCGAGGATGATATTGATGGGCTACTGAACGTAAGTGAGACACAGCCTAACACAGATGTTGCACCCGGTGTTGTAACATCTGAGACAACACCTGCACTGGCAGAATCAAATGATGAACCAGGAGAGTACACTGTAAATGATGATTATGTAACCAATGAAGGGTTTGATATTCCCAgtaagattcagaaaaatcatccatcatctcaGATCATTGGAGAAGCATTTGGAGGAATGCAAActagaagaaaggagaaggTAGATTATCGGAAAATGATGGGTGTAGTATGCATGACTTCCGTATAA